The proteins below are encoded in one region of Syngnathus acus chromosome 2, fSynAcu1.2, whole genome shotgun sequence:
- the baz2a gene encoding bromodomain adjacent to zinc finger domain protein 2A isoform X1, which produces MEANNHFNYGTHSSANSGLKRSSGDSLYTNGSSMSFPQQGKNTNGEMNVNGITTVLGSSAPAPQPPSSPYPHISNHHQSSMDYLWGGHPQYSPTMATSPGHSLHQKQPAPGMVPPQSQHHFQAQGPYQANGDMETPQQSPMAGPSNMPPTGSQFWNRSNPATQAAAYSSRTAYGTYESQSPPSQHHLHSHLRPPLHLPQQYGVMSNGMPYYQQHHTALPTPQHTKQSAGPRLQNFAPSHDTERGASRASATVEDGGSLMSREKPTHGSNASPSMQVHTREEGKEANADGNRSEEAAVRHTVDIHEKSEKPTAPLPEGIREAGASTPPGTTLTGNVSAATTSLNKVSAASTVESPMASSLSTIGSYPDVKSTPPKASSVPPPRHSSPPFPPATEIALPGSKQLLAGSPPSSSPATHPKFCPPPGLTDSVSGHPWVSSSESQLHHSVSGPKTSVLAPAIVSTSSYAGSTPISSLQQMVQGSKIPLLSAGNSNLCDASGSVCSSITSPSGGSSAGMLLPSHGMSSAGGKHAAMPQHDSLYAAPAVGSGQAIASVSPPPEGLNLPSQPAREGPSFTALPPQPTQGSRVAPVSFPFALASLPPATSPDMIPSSDSAHHLSTPSPVSVLNQFPLLSEHQGLSTKEKDIVLRMGGMVVDSLYAAPAAGSGQAIASVSPPPEGLNLPSQSAQEGPSFTALPPQPTQGSRVAPVSFPFALASVLPATSTEMIPSSDSAHHLSTQSPVSVLNQLPLWSEHQGLRTKEKGLVLRMGTMVVDCLPHLESGKVKMHKASDPQKSIDLPEQPLLTERQPSNTQKGPMARGNNVGDVPNAEQTPSRISALLHRPSARRSSLTSETSFDHSFLTASRYGDSSACSTPSRLYSCSLLDKSSANTTSRLHDSSSFGNSFHLGNDTSHTEEQPSSIYETTRDGRLSVDYSSLNSTHEAGESMLESSMNNTSFGASHPRHQAGWPFVGLHAADTDAVSKRPTAVEIVTPPSFKMRDENFIAFSTPAQRLAVHPLQPVTDQVLSATGGRLKNTGKSCKPQSPKALWISKSAPEEVKRKPRGRTPKVEKINAEEGDINEEGPKKRQRKASLRPEQVQGKCGQTPPEQIDSITAAIDAVLANTSAISSPFDKPKTLKRTKKQEQDGKDTSKDDAGAAASDAEDNEEESATAGKGEPIRRRVATEQQVQFALLHGWKREIRVRKSNDRMKGETWYYTPCGRRMKQFPEVIKYLKKHQGGVVTREHFSFSPRMPVGDFYEERESPEGAKWFLLANEEVPSMIMAITGRRGRPPNPDKEKPSRVRGVKAGQARRPGRPPKPKMIDFLSKVDAKLLKRLEDKESLTEEEKGRMTKIKKKMKRKARIRRREDAQIKKTREDKKRAKQETKSLEVKAEPQDLAAPQSTELTPQSVSEPKKPGRRRSVKVEVPPPVQQTDEERIAQGKRVLSARGKAKALAKAQAEAEAAARAALAAKKTAERRVQTQRRLEERKRQQLILEELRKPTEDMCLTDHKPLPELSRVPGVVLSGTAFAHLLAVVEFLHGYGKLIGLDVPKDIPSLATLQEGLLDMGESQGEVQDLLIKLMEAALRDPGLPSYYQSVKILGDKLVELQLTRSTVSEVLRIFLESHGYETEVCNMLRTKSFHALRPETKAAVLGFVAEELNGSNAVTSDIDNTLENMTTYRKNKWIIEGKLRKLKAALARRTGRSEEQLCLEERRRSARVAEEENLSLEESVERSNRRIRKEEPKLSDSESPANASVHDLERQIDKLTKRQVFFRKKLLQSSHSMRVIMLGQDRYRRRYLALPHLGGVLVEGPEELLTSGDVVIAEVPVTFLKKEPKTEEVPLATTPPHAIPSSPASETPQAQTLSPEEDSLPGTASLMSTQKGRGRPRKIKPEVELHLRTAKIRRQRRSSVRLAEEDGPASPVTTCTQDLSQSAFLSWLSQSGHALPSDSYTAEPLEGSQPEESVKIEADDQSQSFKQPSDENSQSEPQVPSTPPTLDAPLIQSDAVTASIGEAPTHPDTPAAPEEGPALTQMPSIPDCSPPPPAPLPSAQTPPAPRTPTTRARPGRRRRRGSRGSSPARRGPRGAAAKRRGRPPVSAFQELEQQYFIQLVVKPIPASMVRGWWWIKDQDELFSTLQALHPRGIREKVLHKHLAKHMESLTEICTRGISDPMFEIKEEKKEVLLEALQQPWQVQDKAIETDNSALRWVEDLEQRVIGADLHLKAPPPQSIVNDAESSTEAPAVEFQPYTIPERDSTRTDLQYYEHDTDPRDDWIVRTKKEWSGLPRIATHPIDLAVLRLANLERNIERRYLKEPLWNPAEVMRLAPLTPTPGEEQPMDVISLESEITSRLRTWRQALDRCRSAPQLCLCLLQLEKAIAWERSVTKVTCQICRKGDNDDCLLLCDGCDRGCHMYCLRPKIAQVPEGDWFCPTCVAKEESASPHSKKRTRMKKKRYEENSSDDDTTTRRTSGMATRHKEASTNASAATSSSSRHSGESGAAKRRRMTTRNQPDLTFCEIILMEMEAHADAWPFLEPVNPRLVPGYRRIVKNPMDFLTMRERLLQGGYCSCEEFATDAQLVFSNCELFNEDTSEVGMAGHSMRRFFESRWAEFYSNKEK; this is translated from the exons ATGGAGGCAAATAATCATTTCAACTATGGCACCCATTCCTCAGCAAACTCAGGACTGAAACGTTCCTCAGGGGATTCTCTTTATACAAATGGTTCCTCCATGAGTTTTCCTCAGCAAGGAAAGA ATACGAATGGCGAAATGAATGTGAATGGCATCACTACTGTACTCGGGTCCAGTGCACCTGCTCCCCAACCACCTTCCAGTCCTTACCCACATATCAGCAACCACCACCAGAGCAGCATGGACTACCTGTGGGGAGGACATCCTCAGTACAGTCCAACCATGGCCACCTCTCCAGGGCATAGTTTGCACCAGAAGCAGCCGGCACCAGGTATGGTGCCACCTCAGTCACAACATCACTTCCAGGCTCAAGGACCGTACCAAGCGAATGGGGATATGGAGACCCCCCAGCAGTCACCAATGGCAGGCCCATCAAATATGCCCCCAACCGGCAGTCAGTTCTGGAACAGAAGTAACCCTGCCACTCAGGCCGCTGCTTACAGTTCCCGCACCGCGTATGGGACGTATGAGAGTCAGTCCCCTCCATCACAGCATCACCTCCATTCCCACCTGCGGCCACCCCTTCACCTCCCGCAGCAATATGGCGTAATGTCAAATGGGATGCCGTACTACCAGCAGCACCACACGGCTCTGCCAACTCCCCAGCACACAAAACAGTCTGCGGGTCCAAGGTTGCAAAATTTTGCACCCTCACATGACACAGAGAGGGGAGCCTCAAGAGCATCAGCGACTGTGGAGGATGGAGGATCTCTCATGAGCAGGGAAAAGCCCACCCATGGTAGCAACGCATCTCCTTCCATGCAAG TGCATACTAGAGAGGAAGGCAAGGAAGCAAACGCAGATGGTAATCGCTCAGAGGAGGCAGCTGTCAGACATACAGTTGATATCCATGAGAAATCTGAAAAGCCAACTGCCCCACTACCAGAGGGCATCAGAGAGGCTGGAGCAAGCACACCTCCTGGCACAACACTCACTGGAAACGTATCTGCTGCAACAACGTCTCTGAATAAGGTGTCTGCTGCGTCGACTGTTGAATCTCCCATGGCTTCCTCTCTATCCACTATTGGTTCTTACCCTGATGTCAAATCTACTCCACCCAAGGCATCATCAGTTCCTCCTCCCAGACATTCCTCACCTCCTTTCCCTCCTGCTACCGAGATAGCACTTCCTGGATCTAAACAGCTGCTGGCAGGGtcccctccttcctcttccCCCGCAACACATCCAAAGTTTTGTCCACCTCCGGGCTTGACTGACAGTGTTTCTGGACATCCTTGGGTATCTTCATCTGAGTCTCAGTTGCATCATTCAGTTTCTGGACCAAAAACATCTGTCTTAGCACCTGCCATAGTGTCCACATCATCTTACGCTGGTTCTACACCCATCTCCTCTCTTCAACAAATGGTTCAAGGCTCCAAGATCCCTCTGTTGTCTGCTGGAAACTCAAACCTATGTGATGCATCAGGTAGCGTCTGTTCTTCGATCACGTCACCATCGGGAGGGTCATCTGCTGGCATGTTGCTCCCATCACACGGAATGTCTTCTGCTGGCGGTAAACACGCAGCCATGCCCCAGCATGACTCCTTGTACGCGGCGCCAGCTGTCGGCTCTGGTCAAGCCATTGCTTCTGTGTCACCGCCACCAGAGGGGCTCAATTTACCCTCCCAGCCAGCCCGGGAGGGACCCTCATTCACTGCCCTACCTCCACAACCCACGCAGGGCTCCAGGGTTGCACCGGTCTCTTTCCCTTTTGCCTTGGCATCCTTGCCTCCCGCAACATCTCCCGACATGATTCCGAGTTCTGATTCTGCGCATCATCTTTCCACTCCATCTCCTGTCAGCGTCTTAAATCAGTTCCCTCTGTTGTCAGAGCACCAAGGTCTCAGTACCAAGGAGAAAGACATAGTACTGAGAATGGGCGGAATGGTGGTAGACTCCTTGTACGCGGCGCCAGCTGCCGGCTCTGGTCAAGCCATTGCTTCTGTGTCACCGCCACCAGAGGGCCTCAATTTACCCTCCCAGTCAGCCCAGGAGGGACCCTCATTCACTGCCCTACCTCCACAACCCACGCAGGGCTCCAGGGTTGCACCGGTCTCTTTCCCTTTCGCCTTGGCATCAGTGCTTCCCGCAACATCTACCGAAATGATTCCGAGTTCTGATTCTGCGCATCATCTTTCCACTCAGTCTCCTGTCAGCGTCTTAAATCAGTTGCCTCTGTGGTCAGAACACCAAGGTCTCCGTACCAAGGAGAAAGGCTTAGTACTGAGAATGGGCACAATGGTGGTAGACTGTCTCCCTCATCTTGAGTCAGGCAAAGTCAAGATGCACAAAGCTTCCGACCCTCAGAAATCAATTGATCTTCCAGAACAGCCTTTACTGACTGAGCGTCAGCCCAGCAATACACAAAAGGGGCCAATGGCCAGAGGCAACAACGTTGGTGATGTGCCAAATGCAGAGCAAACCCCGAGCAGAATTTCGGCGCTTCTTCACCGTCCCAGTGCCAGACGCTCCTCCCTGACTTCTGAAACAAGTTTTGACCACTCTTTCCTCACCGCCTCCCGATATGGTGACAGCTCAGCTTGCAGCACGCCGTCAAGACTCTATAGCTGTTCCCTGTTAGATAAGTCCTCCGCTAACACCACCTCACGCCTGCATGACTCCAGCAGCTTTGGCAACAGCTTTCACCTTGGAAATGACACGTCCCATACAGAAGAGCAACCATCTTCTATTTATGAGACCACGAGAGATGGCAGGTTGTCGGTGGACTATTCAAGTCTGAACTCCACCCATGAAGCGGGGGAGTCCATGTTGGAGTCTTCTATGAATAATACTTCATTTGGGGCATCTCATCCACGTCACCaag CAGGCTGGCCTTTCGTAGGTCTTCATGCAGCAGACACGGATGCAGTCAGTAAAAGACCCACAGCAGTCGAGATCGTGACTCCGCCAAGCTTCAAGATGAGAGATGAGAACTTCATTGCCTTCAGCACCCCGGCACAAAGACTCGCTGTACACCCGCTGCAGCCAGTCACAGATCAGGTGTTGTCAGCCACTGGAGGACGCCTGAAAAACACAGGAAAATCTTGCAAACCGCAGTCGCCAAAGGCTTTATGGATCAGTAAATCAG ctCCAGAGGAGGTCAAGAGAAAACCCCGTGGTCGAACACCAAAGGTGGAGAAGATCAATGCCGAAGAAGGTGACATCAACGAGGAGGGGCCcaagaaaagacaaagaaaagcgTCTCTTAGACCAGAACAGGTCCAAGGAAAATGTGGCCAGACTCCGCCTGAGCAAATTGATTCCATCACAGCCGCCATTGACGCGGTTCTTGCCAACACGTCAGCCATCAGCTCACCCTTTGACAAGCCCAAGACGCTTAAAAGGACGAAGAAACAGGAGCAAGATGGAAAGGACACGTCTAAAGACGATGCTGGAGCAGCTGCCAGCGATGCTGAGGACAATGAAGAGGAAAGTGCTACAGCAGGGAAAG GCGAACCTATCAGGAGGAGGGTTGCAACTGAACAGCAGGTCCAGTTTGCGCTGCTTCATGG ATGGAAGCGAGAGATTCGCGTGAGGAAGTCGAATGATCGCATGAAAGGCGAAACCTGGTACTACACACCTTGCGGACGAAGAATGAAGCAGTTCCCTGAAGTTATTAAG TACTTGAAGAAACACCAAGGTGGCGTTGTCACCAGAGAACACTTCAGTTTCAGCCCGCGTATGCCTGTTGGAGACTTTTATGAAGAACGGGAAAGTCCTGAG GGTGCAAAGTGGTTTCTCTTGGCTAACGAGGAGGTTCCCTCTATGATCATGGCCATCACTGGCAGGCGAGGCCGACCGCCGAACCCGGACAAAGAGAAACCAAGCAGGGTTCGCGGCGTGAAGGCAGGCCAGGCCCGTCGGCCAGGTAGACCCCCCAAACCCAAGATGATTGACTTCCTTAGCAAAGTTGATGCCAAGCTGTTGAAGAGACTTGAGGATAAGG AATCActcactgaagaagaaaaggggagaatgacaaaaatcaagaagaagatgaagaggaag GCCAGAATAAGAAGAAGGGAAGATGCACAAATTAAAAAGACaagagaggacaaaaaaagagcaaag CAAGAGACCAAGAGTTTGGAAGTGAAGGCTGAACCTCAAGATCTGGCAGCCCCTCAGTCAACTGAGCTTACACCCCAGTCTGTCAGTGAGCCCAAAAAGCCCGGTAGACGAAGGTCCGTCAAAGTTGAGGTTCCGCCTCCCGTCCAGCAGACGGATGAAGAGAGAATAGCCCAAGGCAAGAGGGTGCTGAGTGCCCGCGGTAAAGCCAAGGCTCTGGCCAAAGCGCAGGCCGAGGCAGAGGCAGCAGCTCGGGCTGCCCTTGCGGCCAAGAAAACCGCTGAAAGGCGAGTGCAGACGCAGAGGCGGCTGGAGGAACGCAAGAGGCAACAGCTCATTTTAGAAGAGCTGAGGAAACCCACTGAAGACATGTGTCTCACTGACCACAAG CCCCTGCCAGAGCTGTCCCGTGTCCCCGGCGTGGTTCTCTCAGGCACAGCCTTTGCCCACCTCCTGGCTGTGGTAGAGTTCCTTCATGGTTACGGAAAGTTGATTGGCCTCGACGTACCCAAGGACATCCCCAGCCTTGCGACCTTGCAGGAAGGTCTGCTCGACATGGGGGAAAGCCAGGGGGAAGTTCAAGATCTGCTAATAAAACTCATGGAAGCTGCACTCCGGGATCCCGGCTTGCCATCATATTATCAA TCAGTAAAGATCCTTGGAGATAAGCTGGTTGAGCTCCAGCTGACCCGCAGCACGGTTTCCGAGGTACTCCGCATCTTTCTGGAATCTCATGGCTATGAGACAGAGGTGTGCAACATGCTGAGGACAAAATCCTTTCACGCCCTGCGGCCCGAAACCAAGGCAGCCGTGCTCGGTTTTGTGGCGGAGGAGCTCAACGGTAGCAACGCAGTGACAAG TGACATTGACAACACACTAGAGAACATGACGACCTACAGGAAGAACAAGTGGATTATTGAGGGGAAACTTCGCAA GCTGAAGGCTGCACTGGCGCGCCGCACTGGCCGCTCAGAAGAACAACTCTGCTTAGAGGAAAGACGACGCAGTGCCCGAGTGGCTGAAGAGGAGAACCTCTCTCTGGAAGAGAGTGTGGAGAGAAGCAACCGCCGTATTCGCAAAGAAGAGCCCAAACTAAGTGAT AGTGAAAGCCCTGCAAATGCCAGCGTCCATGACCTGGAAAGGCAGATAGATAAGCTAACCAAG CGACAAGTGTTCTTCCGTAAAAAGCTGCTTCAGTCGTCACATTCCATGCGAGTGATAATGTTGGGCCAGGATCGTTATAGGCGGAGATATCTGGCTCTCCCTCACCTCGGAGGAGTCCTGGTCGAGGGTCCTGAAGAGCTTCTGA CCTCCGGGGATGTTGTTATAGCAGAGGTGCCAGTCACTTTCCTCAAAAAGGAGCCCAAAACCGAAGAGGTGCCCTTGGCCACGACGCCACCTCATGCCATACCTTCCTCACCAGCCTCCGAGACCCCTCAAGCCCAAACATTGTCCCCAGAGGAAGACTCGCTCCCTGGTACCGCGTCCCTTATGAGCACCCAAAAAGGACGAGGACGGCCCCGAAAAATCAAACCCGAAGTGGAGCTCCACCTCCGCACGGCAAAGATTCGGCGCCAGCGCCGAAGTAGCGTCAGATTGGCGGAAGAAGATGGGCCGGCGTCTCCGGTCACCACGTGTACTCAAGACCTCTCGCAGTCTGCTTTTCTCAGTTGGCTCAGCCAGTCGGGGCATGCGCTACCCAGTGACTCCTACACAGCAGAGCCTCTAGAGGGCAGTCAACCAGAGGAGAGCGTGAAGATTGAAGCAGATGATCAGAGCCAGTCGTTCAAACAGCCAAGTGACGAAAACTCTCAGAGTGAGCCTCAGGTGCCAAGTACACCGCCCACACTTGATGCTCCACTAATACAG TCGGACGCAGTCACGGCATCCATTGGCGAAGCACCTACTCACCCGGATACGCCGGCGGCACCAGAGGAAGGTCCCGCTCTCACACAAATGCCCTCCATTCCTGATTGTTCGCCTCCACCGCCTGCTCCCCTTCCTTCTGCTCAAACCCCCCCTGCACCACGGACTCCGACCACCCGCGCCAGGCCGGGCCGCAGGCGAAGGAGGGGCAGTAGAGGCAGTAGCCCCGCTCGGAGGGGCCCGCGTGGAGCCGCGGCCAAACGCAGAGGGCGCCCTCCCGTTTCTGCTTTCCAAGAGCTTGAGCAGCAGTACTTTATACAGTTGGTAGTGAAGCCCATACCAGCAT CAATGGTGCGTGGCTGGTGGTGGATCAAGGATCAAGATGAGCTGTTCAGCACACTACAGGCTCTCCATCCACGAGGCATCCGAGAAAAAGTGCTCCATAAACACCTAGCCAAACACATGGAGAGTTTAACGGAAATATGCACCAGAGGCATCAGTG ATCcaatgttcgaaataaaggaggagaagaaggaggTGCTGCTTGAGGCTTTGCAGCAACCATGGCAAGTACAGGACAAAGCAATAGAGACAGACAACAGCGCCCTACGGTGGGTAGAGGACCTGGAGCAGCGAGTCATTGGTGCTGACCTTCACCTGAAG gCCCCCCCTCCTCAGAGTATAGTCAACGACGCAGAATCTAGCACAGAAGCACCAGCTGTAGAATTTCAG CCCTACACAATCCCAGAGCGGGACTCCACCCGGACTGACCTCCAGTACTACGAACACGACACCGACCCGCGAGATGACTGGATCGTCCGAACCAAGAAGGAGTGGTCTGGCCTGCCTCGCATCGCCACTCATCCGATCGACTTGGCCGTGCTACGCCTTGCCAATCTTGAGCGTAACATCGAGAGGCGCTACCTGAAGGAGCCGCTCTGGAACCCAGCTGAGGTGATGCGCCTCGCTCCTCTCACTCCGACACCAGGAGAAGAGCAACCTATGGATGTCATTAG TTTGGAAAGTGAGATCACATCCAGACTCCGAACGTGGCGGCAGGCCCTGGATCGCTGCCGCAGTGCCCCTCAGTTGTGCCTGTGTTTGCTGCAGCTAGAGAAAGCTATTGCCTGGGAGAGATCTGTGACTAAAGTG ACATGCCAGATCTGCAGGAAAGGTGACAATGATGACTGCCTGCTGCTGTGCGACGGCTGCGATCGAGGCTGTCACATGTACTGCCTGAGGCCCAAGATCGCCCAGGTGCCTGAGGGagactggttttgtccaactTGTGTTGCCAAG GAGGAAAGTGCATCACCACACTCAAAAAAGCGGACCAGGATGAAAAAGAAGCGTTATGAAGAAAACAGTTCAGATGACGATACAACAACGCGGCGGACCTCGGGTATGGCAACACGGCACAAGGAGGCATCAACCAACGCATCGGCGGCGACCTCTTCGTCTTCGCGGCATTCAGGAGAAAGCGGGGCGGCCAAGCGGCGCCGCATGACAACGCGTAACCAGCCGGACCTCACTTTCTGCGA GATCATCCTTATGGAAATGGAGGCTCACGCAGATGCTTGGCCGTTCCTCGAGCCCGTTAACCCCCGCCTGGTGCCGGGCTACCGTCGCATTGTCAAGAATCCTATGGACTTCCTTACCATGAGAGAAAGACTGCTGCAGGGAGG GTACTGCAGCTGTGAAGAGTTTGCGACAGATGCTCAACTGGTCTTCAGCAACTGTGAGCTGTTCAACGAAGACACCTCTGAGGTGGGGATGGCGGGACATTCCATGCGGCGCTTCTTTGAGAGCCGCTGGGCAGAGTTCTACTCGAACAAAGAGAAATAG